The Ruania halotolerans genome contains the following window.
TCGCCCGGAGTTCATCACCCTTTCGAGCGTCGTGATCAGATCGTGACCCTCGAGTCCACTCCATTCGCTTGACTTCGAGTCTCGAACTCAAGAGAGTGTGAACCGCTCGATCACGACGGCGTCGTCGACGGTGTCCCACATCTCGTCGCCACCGCCACTGATGGAGCACCTGCCGAATCTCTGAGTCCGGCGCCACCGATGGCGTCGTCGACGGTTCGGCGTGACGATCCAACGGAGCGAAGGAGCCCACATGCGCAAGTACGGATTGGTGGCACTCGGCACGGCGGGCTTGCTCGCCCTGTCGGCGTGCGCAGGCGAAGGAGCCGGCAGCGGCGACGGTGGTGGTGATGACGCCGGGAGCCAGGCTCCCGAAGACATCCTGGTCGGCGTCTCGATGCCCACCCAGACCTCAGAACGCTGGATCGCCGACGGTGAGGCGGTCGAATCCGGGCTCACCGACGCCGGGTACGAGGTGGACCTGCAGTTCGCCAATGACGACATCCCCACGCAGTCCCAGCAGATCGACCAGATGATCACCACCGGAGCCGACCTGTTGATCATCGGCGCCATCGACGGCACCGCACTGAGCAGCCAGCTCGAGGCAGCCGCCGCGGCGAACATCCCGGTGATCTCCTACGACCGGCTCATCCGGGACAGCGAGCACGTGGACTTCTACGTCACCTTCGACAACTATCAGGTGGGCGTCCAGCAGGCCACCTCGCTGCTGGTGGGCCTGGGTCTGCTGAACGAGGACGGCAGTGAGGGCGATGCCGAGGGTCCGTTCAACATCGAGCTGTTCGCCGGTTCGCTGGACGACAACAATGCGCACTTCTTCTGGGATGGTGCGATCGAGACGCTGCAGCCCTATCTGGATGACGGCACGCTGACCGTCCCCTCAGGGCAGACCGATATCGAGCAGGCGGCAACGCTACGGTGGCAGCAGGAGACTGCCCAGAAGCGCATGGAAGATCTGCTCACCGCCGCCTACAGTGACGGCACCGAGCTGCACGGGGTGCTTTCTCCCTATGACGGTCTCTCCCGCGGCATCATCACCGCTCTGCAGGGAGTCGGGATGGGGCCCTCGATCGACGAGGGGCTGCCCATCGTGACCGGTCAGGACGCAGAGATCGCCTCGGTGGCGTTGATCGACCAGGGTGTGCAGTTCGCCACCATCTTCAAGGACACCCGCAAACTGGCCGAGCAGGCCGTGGTCAGCGGTGAGGCCTTCCTCGCCGGCGAGGAGCCGGAAGCGAATGACACCGAGACCTATGACAACGGTGTGCAGATCGTGCCCTCGTATCTGCTGGATTCGGACATCGTCTACGCCGACAACATCGAGTCACTGCTGATCGACTCCGGTTACTGGACCGCCGACGAGGTCGCCTCGGGCGTGGCCGAGTAGTTCACCGAGCGTTGACACCAACCCCGGGGTGCGCCGCTTCCGAGCGACGCACCCCGGGCTCTGACCCCAAGGAGGTCGGCATGGCCCTCCCCATCCTCGAGATGAGGGACATCACGAAGACGTTCCCCGGCGTGAAGGCGCTCGCGAACGTCACCCTCACCGTGACGGACGGCGAGATCCACGCCATCTGTGGCGAGAACGGCGCCGGCAAGTCCACCCTGATGAAGGTGCTTTCGGGCGTCTACCCGCACGGCACCTACGAGGGTGAGATCGTGCTGGACGGCGAGCCGGTGGAATTCGGGTCGATCAATGACTCCGAGTCCCGCGGCATCGTCATCATCCATCAGGAGCTCGCCCTCATCCCCCACCTCACCGTGGCGGAGAACATCTTCCTCGGCAACGAACGGCGCGGCACCGGCGGTCTGATCGACTGGAACCGCACCAATTCCGAGGCCGCTGACCTCCTGCACCAGGTGGGCCTGCACGAGAACCCCACCACGCCGATCCATCAGCTCGGCGTGGGCAAGCAGCAGCTCATCGAGATCGCGAAGGCGCTCTCCAAGGATGTGCGACTGCTCATCCTGGACGAGCCCACCGCCGCGTTGAACGACAACGACTCCGCGCACCTGCTGGACCTGCTCCGAGCACTCCGCGAGCGCGGCATCACCTCGATCATGATCTCGCACAAACTGAACGAGATCGCCGACATCGCCGACCGGACCACGATCATCCGGGACGGACTCACGATCGAGACCATCGATATGGCCGATCCGGACTCCACCCAGGAACGGATCATCCGCGGCATGGTGGGCCGCGACCTCTCCCACCGGTATCCCACGCGTGAGCACCAGATCGGCGACGAGATCTTCCGCATCGACAACTGGACTGTGGAGCACCCCACCCAGCACGGCCGCCACGTGGTGGAAGACGCCACACTGAACGTGCGTGCTGGAGAAGTGGTGGGGATCGCCGGCCTGATGGGTGCCGGGCGCACCGAGCTCGCAATGAGCGTGTTCGGGCGCACCTACGGTCGGTACGTGAGCGGCCAGGTCACCTTGCACGGCGCACCCATTTCGACGGCGACCGTGGCACAGGCCATTCGCGCCGGGATCGCGTACGCCACCGAGGATCGCAAGGTGTACGGGCTCAACCTCATCGATGATGTGCGCCGCAACATCTCCGCTGCGGGTCTGCATCAGCTCGCCACGCGCGGGTGGGTGAACGGCAATGCCGAGTTGCAGGTGGCGCAGGAGTACCGCGCGAACATGAACATCAAAACACCCCACGTGCTGACCACCGTCGGTCAGCTCTCGGGCGGGAACCAGCAGAAGGTCGTGCTGAGCAAGTGGATCTACACCGATCCGGACGTCCTTATCCTCGACGAACCCACTCGCGGGATCGACGTGGGCGCGAAGTTCGAGATTTACACCATCATCAATGCGATGGTCGCGGCCGGGAAGGCGGTCATCGTGATCTCCTCCGAGCTGCCCGAGTTGCTCGGGATCTGCGATCGCATCTACACATTGGCCTTCGGCCGCATCACCGGTGAGGTCCCGGTGGCCGAGGCCAGTCAGGAGCAGCTCATGCACCTGATGACCATGGAAAGGGAGCTCGTGTCATGACTCAGGTCGCCAACATCTGGGAGCTCGCCTCCCGCAACCTGCGCCAGAGCGGCATCGTGCTGGCGTTCGCGGCCATCGTGCTGCTCTTCACCCTGCTGAACCCCACGTTCCTCTCCCCCGGGAACCTCACCAACATCGTGCTGCAGTACTCCTACATCCTGATCCTCGCGATCGGGATGGTGATCGTGATCATCGGCGGCCACATCGATCTCTCCGTGGGATCCCTCGTGGCACTGACCGGGGCCGTGGCCGCGGTGCTGGTGATCCGCGGTGGAGTGCCGTGGTGGGTGGGCGTCCTGGCGGCCATCGCCGTGGGCCTGCTCGCCGGTGCATGGCAGGGATTCTGGGTGGCCTACGTGGGCATTCCGGCGTTCATCGTGACCCTTGCGGGCATGCTGCTCTTCCGCGGACTCGCCTGGCTGGTGCTGGACAACATCTCCCTCTCCCCGTTCGGCGGCGCCTACTACCAGATCGCCAACGGCTTCCAGAACGGCCTGCTCGGCGGGGCAGGCTTCGACGTGTTCACCCTGGTGATCTTCGCGATCGGCGTGGCCGGGTACGCGGTGAGCCAGTGGCGCGCCCGCCTCGCGAAGCTGCGCTACCAGCAGGTGGTCGAGTCGATGCCGTTGTTCGTGGCGAAGATCGTCCTGGTGGGCGCAGTGGTGATGTGGTTCGCCTGGCAACTCGCGCAGAGCCGCGGTCTGCCGAATGTGCTGATCCTGCTCGCCGTGCTGGTGATCGCCTATGCGATCCTCACCCAGCGGTCGGTGTTCGGCCGGCACGTCTACGCCATCGGGGGCAATCTGCACGCCGCCCAGCTCTCCGGTGTGCGGGTGAAGAAGGTCAACTTCTGGATCTTCGTGAACATGGGCTTCCTCGCCGCGATCGCCGGTGTGGTGTTCTCCGCGCGGATGAATGGCGCCCAGCCGAGCGCCGGTGAAATGTTCGAACTCGACGCGATCGCTGCCTGCTTCATCGGTGGCGCCGCTGTCACCGGTGGTGTCGGCCGCGTGACGGGCGCCATCGTCGGCGGTCTGATCATGGCCGTGATGAGCAACGGCATGCAGCTGATGGGCGTGGACCAGTCGGTGCAGTTGGTCGTCAAGGGCCTCGTGCTACTGCTCGCCGTGGCCTTCGATGTGTGGAACAAGAAGCGCGCGGGCATCGCACGATGACCGCCAAGGTGCCCTCCGCCGTCGGGAACCTCGAGGTTCTCGACGGCGGGCGGCACGCGGGCGGACACTAGACTCGCGCCGTGAGCCCTTTGCCGGCGGGATCGCAGACCTCGTTGCGGGAGGCCAACACCGCCCTCATCGTCAACGCGGTCAAGCAGTACGGTGGGCTCACCCAGGTGGAGCTCACCGGGGCCACGGGCCTGTCCGCGGCCACCGTTTCCACGATCGTCAAGGAACTCACCCGCACCGGCGCCGTCGATACCCGGCCCACGTCCCGCAGCGGCCGGCGGGCCCAGATGGTCACTCTCGCCCGGCGCACCGGCCTGGCGGCCGGGGTGGTGGTGGGCCATCGCACGCTGCGTGTGCTCCTCGGGGACTTCGCGCACGTCGTGGTGGCGGACCGCTCCATGCCGCTGCCGCCGGAGCATCCGATGGACACCGTGCTGGACCGGATCGCGCTGCTCGTGGTGGACATGCTCGAACTCGTCGGTTCCGAACTGGAGGAACTCGCCGGGATCGGGATCGGCCTGCCTGCCCCGGTGGATGCCTCCACCGGCATGCTCTCCGTACGCGGCATCCTGCGCGGCTGGGACTCCGAGCACATCGGTGACGTGATGGGCAAGCGCCTCGGCCGGCCCGTCTACGTGGAGAACGATGCCAACCTCGGTGCGCTCGCGGAAGCCACGCTCGGGCATGCGCGTGAGTATGCGGACAGCGTGTATGTACGCGCTTCGCATGGCACCGGCGCGGGCATCATGCTCGGCGGCCGGCTGCACCGCGGGTACGGCGGCACGGCCGGGGAGATCGGCCATGTCCAGGTGAATCAGCTGGGCCAGATCTGCCGGTGCGGGCGGCGCGGCTGCCTGGACACGGTCGTGGGGGCGGAGGCACTGACGGCGTCACTGCAGATCAGTCACGGCCGGCTCACCTTCCGTGATCTGATCGTCCGGGCCTCCGACGGCGATCTTGGCTGCGCGCGTGTGGTCACCGATGCGGGGCGCACCGTGGGCCGGGTGCTCGCCGGCCTGTGCCAGGCCGTGAACCCGCAGATGGTGACCGTGGGCGGTGAGCTGGCCGAATGCGGGGATCTGTTCCTGCAGCCGCTACGGGAGGCCCTGCACGAACACGCACTGCCCAATCAGGTGGCGCCGATGGAGGTGCACCTGGCCCGTCTCGGCGCCGATGCCGAGCCGATGGGCGCGCTGCTGCACGTCCTGCAGTCCACCGATCTCACCGGGCAGCTGGATCCGGCCAGAGGGGAACGATGATGACCACCCCGCCTTCCGCAGGTATCGACAACGTGCCGCTCCTTGCCGCGCACGGGGTCACGAAGCGCTTCCGTGCCGTGGAGGCACTGGTGGACGTCACCTTCGAGGTGCACCGCCGGGAGGTCGTGGGCCTGGTGGGTGACAATGCCGCCGGGAAATCGACCCTCGCGAAGATCATCGCCGGTGCACTCCAGCCCACGGCCGGGTTGATCGAGATCGATGGTGCAGGGGTGCAGATTCCGTCCCCCTCGGCGGCCCACCAGCTCGGCATCGCCACCGTGTTCCAGGATCTCGCCCTCTGCGAGAACCTGGACGTGACGGCGAATCTCTTCCTGGGACGTGAACTGGCCGGTTCGGGGCTGATGCACGAGGGCCGGATGGAGCAGCTCACCCGCTCCCTGCTGCGGGACCTGCGCGCGACGATCCCCTCCGCTCGCACGCCATTGCATCAGCTCTCCGGCGGCCAGCGCCAGGCCGTGGCGATCGCACGCACCCTGATCGGCGAACCGCGCCTGGTGGTGCTGGACGAGCCGACGGCGGCGCTGTCGGTGGCGCAGACGGCCGAGGTCCTCACGCTGATCGAACGCCTGCGCGAACTCGGGCTCGGCGTGATCTTCATCAGCCATAACCTCAACGATGTGCGCGCCGTGTGCGACAGGATCGAAGTGCTGCGGCACGGTCGGAACAACGGCACCTTCTCCGGTGGGTCGGTACAGCAATCGGACCTGATCGCCGCCATCACCGGAGCACCCGGATACGGGCCCACCGCACCCTGAGCGCCGCCCACACGCCCCGGCCACACCTCCCACCCCTGCCGCACCCCCACACCCCCGGCCGAACGCTGACTTCTGCGGCGTCTGAGCCGGAGATGCCGCAGAAGTCAGCGTTCGGCGGACGTCAGTTCGTGGTGTCGAGGCTGCGGATCGTCTCGAACAGATCGAGATCACCCACCTGGCCGCCCTTGAGCAGGAGCTCCAGGCCGTCGATGTCCGGATCCGCGGAGTGCGCGCGCAGCACCACCACGTTCCCCATGGGGTTCGCCGCGATGGAGAGCGATTGGACGCCGAGCAGTGTGGTGACCCGGCTGGAGGTGTCACCGCCGCAGACGATCACCCGGCGCACAGCATGGGCGCGCACCGCGTGGGTGACCACCTCCGCCGCGGCGCGGGCGAGCGCGGGAAGTACGGCGTCAGGGTCAAGGCCCGAGACGTCCGCGTCGTCGGAGCTCAATGCCACACTCTGCCCGGCCGCGAGCGCGGCCAGGACTCGTTCCACCAGGGCCGTTCGAGCACCAGCGTCCACCGGCATCGCGGCACTGAACCACCCGGCACGAGCGGCCGCGTCGATCTGACGCCGGGTCTGCGCGGATCGACTTCCGGAGACCACGAGCACCGGCCCGCGTTCCGGGGTCGCCCGTGCCAGCGCGCCGGCCCGCCCGGGGTCCGCGGCGGCCAAGGCATGGGAGAGACCGCCCGAACCGATCGCGAACAGCGGCCCGGGCAGGTCGAGCAGAGCCCGGCCGAGGAGCGTCAGGTGATCGTCATCGAACGCATCCAGCACGAGGGCCGCAGAGTCGGACTCGCGGAGCCGGCGCACCACGGCACCGGCACCGGTGTAGGCGGTCATCGGCACATGGCCGATCCGCAGGTCTGTCTGCCGCCGCAGGTGCGCGGCAACATCCGACTCCGTCATCGGAGTGCTCGGGTGCGTTGACATCGTGGGCTGGCGGTCGAGCCGGTAGACCTGATCGCCCTCCGCGGCGAAGTGATGCCCGAACAGGGTGTACCGACCGAAATCGGGCTGTGCGAACAGCAGGGGCACGGTCTGCTCCCCGACGACGTCCCGTCCGATCTCGAGAACGCGCCCCAGGCTGCCGATGGTCGGGGAGGAGTCCACCGTCGAGCACGCTTTGTACTGCACCACGTGCGGTTTCAGGGCCGCGAGCGCCGTCAATGCCGGGCGAACCTCATCCTCCAGCGCCTCAGCCGGGAGGGATCTCGCGATTCCGGCCACGCCCACCACATCGCAGCCGTCCGCGGCGTCGGCGAGCTCACCGGCACTGGGTAGACCCGTGAACAGGCGGCCCGACCATCCGCGACGGCTGAACTGCAGCAGGGCGTCGACGCTGCCGGTGAAGTCGTCTCCGTAGAAGCCGGCCCGAAGGTCAGACACGGGCCGGCCCGAAGCGTTCAACCGCCCGTCGTAGCGGTTCGGAGGCACGGAGCGCATCCTCCACACTCTCACCCGCCGCGGCCGACGCCCACGCCTGCCGCATGCTGTCCACTCCGGCGCGGACGCCGTCGGGGTGCCCGTGGATCCCGCCGCCGGAGAGCACCAGCAGGTCGGTATTGCCCACCGCCTGATGCGTGGCGTGTGCCAGGCCGCCCCACTGACCGGAGGAGAGCACGGGAACGGCAGGAGTCGTCCCCAGGAGCGGCTCCTGGACGGCGGAGATCGCCGCGAGCACTTCGGCGTCGGATTCGTAGAACTTGTTCGAGATGCCGTTGGTGTGCAAGTGGTCCACACCGCTCATGCGTGCCAGCTTCTGCCACGCCCGGAACGCGATGCCGACCTGCTCGGAGCGGCTGATGGCGCCGAAGCCGGCACGATGCCCGTGGATGGGCAGCTGTGAGCGGCGGCGGATGTACTCCAGACCGGCGAGTCCGATGTTCGCGACGCACACCATGATGCAGGTACCACCGGCCTCGAGGACCATGTCGTGGTTGCGTTCGAGCTGGTCGATGTCGTCGGTGATGTTGAAGGCGTACATCGGCTTCACACCCGTGCGCTCGGCGTGCCCGTTCAGCACCGGCATCACGGCCTTGATGCGCTCGGCCAGCGGCGCGTGCGGGCCGTTGCCCTGCAGCTCGTCATCCTTGATGAAGTCGATCCCGCCCTCGGCGAGGTCTCCCACCAGCTCGGCCAGCTCGGCAGGACTCAACCCGATACTGGGTTTGACGATCGTGCCCAGCAAGGCTCCGTCCGGCCGGGAGACGAGCCGCCTCGTGCCTGCCATCCCGAACTGCGGCCCCCGATAGCGCTCGGCGAAGGCGCCGGGCAGATCGAGGTCGACCAGCTTGATCGCGCCGAGCTCCTTGATCTCGAACAGGTTGCCGGCCACTGCGGCCATCAGGTTCGGTAGCGACGGACCGAAGTTGCTCAGCGGGAAACGGATGCGCAGCAGGGCTCGCCGCCGAGCTGCCGGATCGCCCACAGTGCCGGGCAGTGGGGATGCGCCCGTCAGCGGCAGTTCCTCCAGGCTTTCCACCTGGGCGGCGAACCGGGCGCGGACCGAGTCCGATTCGCGTTCGACCCGCACGAAGGTGCCGGTGGACTGTTCGCCGGCCAGCACTTCAGCCGCTCGCTCAAGTGGCAGTGAGGTCTCGATGGCGTACGTCGCAACAACATGGTCGGTTGCCATCACCACACCACCGGCAGCCAGACGGACATTTCCGAGGGGCCGCGGTTGCTCCAGGCGAAGTACGGGATCAGCCGTACGGTGGCCGGCTGCAGGGGGGCGTCATCGAGATCGTCGTACAGTTCCTCGCGGGTGTGCGGCAGGACCGCGATCTCCGTCTCCAGGGCAATGACGCGCTCACCGGCGATCGTCGTCTCCACCGGGACCGGATGTGTCCCGCGGCGCACGGCGGCCTGCTCCAGCCGGACGCCGTCGGGCAGTTCGTGGCTTTCCACGCAGTACACGAGCGGCCCGCGCTGTACGGCCACCTGGTTGGTGACCTCCTCGGCGAGGCGATGGCCCCGCACGAGGCGCACCGGCATCGGCAGGTCGAGCGTGAGTACGTCTCCGGCCTGCCAGTCCCGTTCGATACGGGTGTAGCTGGAGGGCTCGCTCGCGTCGATAGGTGTGCCGTTGACGGCGATCCGCGCCCCGCGTGACCAGCCCGGGATCCGTAGGTGGATCGGCACGCTGCCGGTGGCCTCGGTGACGGTGAAGGAGATGGCGCCGTCCCATGGGTACTGCGAACTCTCCTCCAGCACCACCCGCGCCCCGTGATGCTCGCCCCGGATCTCGGAGCCGCCGTACTGATGTACGTACAGGCCGTCCGGGCCCACCGAGGCGATGCGCTCATGCATCTCGGCGAGGGTGCGGGCGATGTTCGGCGGACAGCAGAAGCAGCTGAGATAGGACTGCCGGAGGCGTTCGTCCGAGGGTGGCGGCTCCGGAGTCGGACGCAGTGCGGTGTCACCGGACCGGCGCAGCGGGTAGGGCAGGTCGCGCACCTGCCGCAGCGGGTTGGTGTAGAAGTAGCTGGCGCCGTCGAGGCCGATACTGGCCAGCAGGGCGTTGTAGGAGATCGTCTCGATCACGTCGGCGTAGCGCGCCTCGGGGCGCAGCGCCAGCATCCGCTCGGACCAGAAGATCATGCCGATGTGCGCGCACGACTCGTTGTGCGCCGTCGTGTTGGGCAGTTGATAGGCCCGGCCGTAGGCCTGGTGGACCCGGCTGATCTCCTTCTGCCAGGGGTACCCGTCCGGGGAGGCGCCGTCGTAGAGGGCGCCACAGCCGCCGGTGAGGTAGAGCTTGGTCTGGACCACGTCCTGCCACAGCCGCTCGAGCACCGTCTGCAGTTCGGCGTCCCCGGTCTCGGCGACGAGGTCGCTCAGGCCCGCGTACAGGTAATTGGCGCGCACGGCGTGCCCGGTCACCACGGTCTGTTCCCGGACCGGGATCCGGTCCTGGTTGTCGTCGCCGCCCTCGTCGAACTCGTCGCGCACCCGCAGGAAGGCCTCGGCCAGGCGCAGGTAGCGGGGATTGGCGGTGGCCCGGAACAGGTCGATGACCGCCATGTAGTGGGAGGGGCAGATCGCCGACTTCGCCAGCTCGGTGGGCTTGTCGGTGGCCAGCATCTCCAGGAAACCGGCGGCCTTCTCGGCGACGTCCAGGAGCGTCCGGGAGCCGGTGACGGCGTGGTGGCGCACGGCCACGGTGATGAGGTGGCCGAGGTTGTAGGTCTCGAAGTTGAAGCGGTCGGCGAGCGCCTGGACCTGCTGCTGCTGGCGCTCGGCGATGGCGGTCGGGGTGTGCAAGTACCCGTCCTCGCGCTGCACGGAGGCGATGAGGCGGCCGAGCTCGTCGATCCGCGCGGCGAGCTCGTCATCCCAGGCGAGTTCGAGCTGCACGACGGCGGACTCCAGCCATTTGTAGGTGTCCCCGTCCATGAACGGTGGTCCCTGGTGCTCGCCCTCCTCCAGACCAGCGGCGATACGGAAGTTGCGCAGGCCGGGGCTGATCGCAGGATCGCGAAGCATCTCCCACATCGAGGGGACCGTCACCTCACCGGTCCGGCGCGCGACGCCGCCCCAGAAGCCGGTCCGCCAGCGGGCACCCTCGGCACCGAGGGGCCTCCACGGCGCATGGGCGCGGGTCTGGGATGTGGCCGTCATTGGCTGTCCTTTCGCGTCAATCACTGGTGGCGACTCTGCCGACAGGCTAGCCTGAGCCTGCAACTTCTCGCAATCGCGAATGATTATGCATCATGAGACAGTTGCTCTGCCTCACCATCGACTCACAGGAGAAGATCGGACCATGACCTCCACCGCACCCTCCAGCACGTCTGCCGCCGCCACCCGGGTCGCCTTCCTGCACACCGGCGCCGTCGTGATCCCGCCCGTCATGGAGCTGGTCGGTGAGCAGCTCCCCGGCCTGAGCACAGTCAACTACCTCGACGATCGGATCGTGCCCGATCTCGCCGACCCGGCCCGCGAGGCTTCGGTCCCGGACCGACTGGCCGACCTGGCCGCCGCCGCCAAGTCCGCCGGCGCCGACGTGCTGATGTTCACCTGCTCCTCGATCTCGCACCTGGCCGCTTCCACTGCGGAGAAGGCCGGGATCCCGGTGCTGCGCATCGACGAGGCGATGGCCGATGAGGCCGTGGCCGGTGGCGGGAAGGTGACCGTGCTGGCCACTCTGCCCACCACCTTGAACCCGACGCTCGCGCTGCTGCGTGAGCGGGCCGAGCTCGCCGGAACCCAACCCGAGCTGAGCAGCGAAGTGGTCCCGGGTGCCTTCGAGGCGGTGGCCGGCGGAGACCGCGCCACCCACGACCGGCTGGTGGCGGAAGCGATTGAGCGCCACGCCCCGGACAGCGACGTGGTGGTGCTCGCACAGGCCTCGATGGCCTCGGCCGCGGAGGCCTCGCAGGTCACCGTGCCGGTGCTGACCAGCTTGCGGCCGGGGATCGCACGCCTGGCCGAGCGCGTGCAGGCCGGCTGACGCCACGCCACCACGCCACTCGCCCGGGCCCTCGTTGCGGATTCGCCGGGTTCCCGTTGCGGATTCGCCGCCCAGCGCAGCAGCGAGGGTTGCTTCAGTGTCGCTGGGAGCGCGAGAAACGACACTCAGGCCACCCTCGCCGGGCGGGTCGCGCTCAGTTCAGGTCCGCATCCGGCGATGCTGCCCGTGCCCGAGTATCTCCGGCTCCGAGTCCGGCAGCTCCAGAATCGCCTCGGCGCCCACGGGTACCGTCACATCGACCACGAGTTCGCCCCGGGCGATCCGCCAGGAGATCGCGGCCTCGCCGTATGGGGTGAGGTGCCGCGCCGAGGCGTGCGTGAGCCCACCGCCGGGGCGCGGAGCGAACCGGATCCGGCGATAGCCCGGTTCTGCCGGAGCGAGCCCCGCCACTACCCGGTGCATCCAGTCGGCCACGGCGCCGAGGGCGTAGTGGTTGAACGAGGTCATCTTCCCCGGGTTGACGGTGCCGTCAGGCAACATCGAGTCCCACCGCTCCCACACCGTCGTCGCGCCCTGTTCCACCTGGTACAGCCAGCTCGGGCACTCCCGCTCCTGCAGCAGCCCGTACGCCGTCTCCAGCTCACTGGCCGACGTCAACGCATCGGTCACCAGCGGCGTGCCCACGAAGCCGGTCGCGATCCGGTGCCCAGCCTCGCGGACCAGTTCGGCCAGCCGCCGTCCGGCGACCTCCCGCTGCTCAGGCGTGAGCAGGTCGAACTCGAGCCCCAGGGCATAGGCGGTGACGGCGTCGCTGGTCATCCGCCCGTCCGGCAGCACGTAGGTGGCCCGGAAGGCCTCGGCGACGGCGTCCGCGAGCCTCCCGTAGCGCGCCGCATCCTCCGTAGCACCTAGCCGATCGGCGGTCTGAGCCATCAGCCGGGAGGACCGCGCGAAGTACGCGCTGGCCACCAGGTACCGGTCGGTGCGTGCGTCGGCTGGGTCGTCCGGCGGGGCGGCCGGGTCGAGCCAGTCGCCGAGCTGGAAGCCCTCATCCCACAGGTGATCGTCCCCGGCCAACCGGTCTACCAGGTCCACCCAGCGGCGGGCGCTGCCGTACTGGGTCTCGAGCACCCCGGCATCGCCGAAGCGCTGATACAAGGTCCACGGCAGCATGGTCGCCACATCCCCCCACGCGGCGCCGGGGCGGATCGGCGTCCACATCCGGTGCGCCGGGATCACCGGCACGTACCAGGGCACAGT
Protein-coding sequences here:
- the chvE gene encoding multiple monosaccharide ABC transporter substrate-binding protein is translated as MRKYGLVALGTAGLLALSACAGEGAGSGDGGGDDAGSQAPEDILVGVSMPTQTSERWIADGEAVESGLTDAGYEVDLQFANDDIPTQSQQIDQMITTGADLLIIGAIDGTALSSQLEAAAAANIPVISYDRLIRDSEHVDFYVTFDNYQVGVQQATSLLVGLGLLNEDGSEGDAEGPFNIELFAGSLDDNNAHFFWDGAIETLQPYLDDGTLTVPSGQTDIEQAATLRWQQETAQKRMEDLLTAAYSDGTELHGVLSPYDGLSRGIITALQGVGMGPSIDEGLPIVTGQDAEIASVALIDQGVQFATIFKDTRKLAEQAVVSGEAFLAGEEPEANDTETYDNGVQIVPSYLLDSDIVYADNIESLLIDSGYWTADEVASGVAE
- the mmsA gene encoding multiple monosaccharide ABC transporter ATP-binding protein gives rise to the protein MALPILEMRDITKTFPGVKALANVTLTVTDGEIHAICGENGAGKSTLMKVLSGVYPHGTYEGEIVLDGEPVEFGSINDSESRGIVIIHQELALIPHLTVAENIFLGNERRGTGGLIDWNRTNSEAADLLHQVGLHENPTTPIHQLGVGKQQLIEIAKALSKDVRLLILDEPTAALNDNDSAHLLDLLRALRERGITSIMISHKLNEIADIADRTTIIRDGLTIETIDMADPDSTQERIIRGMVGRDLSHRYPTREHQIGDEIFRIDNWTVEHPTQHGRHVVEDATLNVRAGEVVGIAGLMGAGRTELAMSVFGRTYGRYVSGQVTLHGAPISTATVAQAIRAGIAYATEDRKVYGLNLIDDVRRNISAAGLHQLATRGWVNGNAELQVAQEYRANMNIKTPHVLTTVGQLSGGNQQKVVLSKWIYTDPDVLILDEPTRGIDVGAKFEIYTIINAMVAAGKAVIVISSELPELLGICDRIYTLAFGRITGEVPVAEASQEQLMHLMTMERELVS
- the mmsB gene encoding multiple monosaccharide ABC transporter permease; the protein is MTQVANIWELASRNLRQSGIVLAFAAIVLLFTLLNPTFLSPGNLTNIVLQYSYILILAIGMVIVIIGGHIDLSVGSLVALTGAVAAVLVIRGGVPWWVGVLAAIAVGLLAGAWQGFWVAYVGIPAFIVTLAGMLLFRGLAWLVLDNISLSPFGGAYYQIANGFQNGLLGGAGFDVFTLVIFAIGVAGYAVSQWRARLAKLRYQQVVESMPLFVAKIVLVGAVVMWFAWQLAQSRGLPNVLILLAVLVIAYAILTQRSVFGRHVYAIGGNLHAAQLSGVRVKKVNFWIFVNMGFLAAIAGVVFSARMNGAQPSAGEMFELDAIAACFIGGAAVTGGVGRVTGAIVGGLIMAVMSNGMQLMGVDQSVQLVVKGLVLLLAVAFDVWNKKRAGIAR
- a CDS encoding ROK family transcriptional regulator, with the protein product MSPLPAGSQTSLREANTALIVNAVKQYGGLTQVELTGATGLSAATVSTIVKELTRTGAVDTRPTSRSGRRAQMVTLARRTGLAAGVVVGHRTLRVLLGDFAHVVVADRSMPLPPEHPMDTVLDRIALLVVDMLELVGSELEELAGIGIGLPAPVDASTGMLSVRGILRGWDSEHIGDVMGKRLGRPVYVENDANLGALAEATLGHAREYADSVYVRASHGTGAGIMLGGRLHRGYGGTAGEIGHVQVNQLGQICRCGRRGCLDTVVGAEALTASLQISHGRLTFRDLIVRASDGDLGCARVVTDAGRTVGRVLAGLCQAVNPQMVTVGGELAECGDLFLQPLREALHEHALPNQVAPMEVHLARLGADAEPMGALLHVLQSTDLTGQLDPARGER
- a CDS encoding ATP-binding cassette domain-containing protein — encoded protein: MTTPPSAGIDNVPLLAAHGVTKRFRAVEALVDVTFEVHRREVVGLVGDNAAGKSTLAKIIAGALQPTAGLIEIDGAGVQIPSPSAAHQLGIATVFQDLALCENLDVTANLFLGRELAGSGLMHEGRMEQLTRSLLRDLRATIPSARTPLHQLSGGQRQAVAIARTLIGEPRLVVLDEPTAALSVAQTAEVLTLIERLRELGLGVIFISHNLNDVRAVCDRIEVLRHGRNNGTFSGGSVQQSDLIAAITGAPGYGPTAP
- a CDS encoding four-carbon acid sugar kinase family protein, whose translation is MPPNRYDGRLNASGRPVSDLRAGFYGDDFTGSVDALLQFSRRGWSGRLFTGLPSAGELADAADGCDVVGVAGIARSLPAEALEDEVRPALTALAALKPHVVQYKACSTVDSSPTIGSLGRVLEIGRDVVGEQTVPLLFAQPDFGRYTLFGHHFAAEGDQVYRLDRQPTMSTHPSTPMTESDVAAHLRRQTDLRIGHVPMTAYTGAGAVVRRLRESDSAALVLDAFDDDHLTLLGRALLDLPGPLFAIGSGGLSHALAAADPGRAGALARATPERGPVLVVSGSRSAQTRRQIDAAARAGWFSAAMPVDAGARTALVERVLAALAAGQSVALSSDDADVSGLDPDAVLPALARAAAEVVTHAVRAHAVRRVIVCGGDTSSRVTTLLGVQSLSIAANPMGNVVVLRAHSADPDIDGLELLLKGGQVGDLDLFETIRSLDTTN